The Scytonema hofmannii PCC 7110 genome has a segment encoding these proteins:
- a CDS encoding tetrahydrofolate dehydrogenase/cyclohydrolase catalytic domain-containing protein yields the protein MIIDGNIIKEHVKNQCKNYQEQLLGKEITIIRFNPPPNLRNSENLSERQKSLKGKYEAALVSENQKVATFESFGVKVNRETLSPEDTTVEQFQNILRNLNDNENVKAAIVQFPIPSEFEDSLEILSPEKDIDIVREEPNGLFSAPATSEGVARIVESFAQPDSNVAVIGGGGFIGNGVVNYLREKNINCFILEDGDDLTRTRAADIVVTVTGVPGLATPYILPEHRLVVDSGFTPGETKQDFPRGDVDKSAYNIPQNITPVPGGIGPTEMAILAERFIKMELGIELPEWNYQQLVQEQLERAQIITPLAKAILATTNSNDISRSPAENLELFVLELGDYKLTLDTEKNIFMVSRLQEKTLLIQENLTANQIEINRGLIQQDVINIQQLHAQHRIDIQQNNQSRGLEQ from the coding sequence ATGATAATTGATGGCAATATAATTAAAGAACACGTTAAGAACCAATGCAAAAACTACCAAGAACAATTACTAGGTAAAGAAATTACCATCATTAGATTTAATCCCCCACCTAATTTAAGAAATTCTGAAAATTTAAGTGAAAGGCAAAAAAGCCTAAAAGGAAAATACGAAGCAGCTTTAGTATCAGAAAATCAAAAAGTAGCGACCTTTGAATCTTTTGGAGTGAAAGTCAATCGGGAAACACTATCGCCAGAAGATACCACTGTAGAACAATTTCAAAATATTCTCCGAAATCTAAACGATAACGAGAATGTAAAAGCAGCTATAGTTCAGTTTCCAATTCCATCAGAATTTGAAGACTCTCTTGAAATTTTATCTCCAGAAAAAGATATAGATATAGTACGAGAAGAACCTAACGGTTTATTCTCAGCACCAGCTACATCTGAAGGTGTAGCCAGAATAGTTGAGTCTTTTGCACAACCAGATTCAAATGTTGCAGTCATTGGTGGTGGAGGGTTTATCGGTAATGGAGTTGTTAATTATTTAAGAGAAAAGAATATCAACTGCTTTATACTGGAAGATGGTGATGATTTAACCAGAACAAGAGCTGCTGATATCGTCGTAACTGTAACAGGAGTACCTGGACTAGCCACTCCATATATTCTTCCCGAACACAGGTTAGTTGTAGATAGCGGGTTCACTCCAGGAGAAACTAAACAAGACTTTCCTAGAGGTGATGTTGACAAGAGCGCCTACAACATTCCCCAAAACATCACTCCTGTCCCTGGTGGCATTGGTCCTACCGAAATGGCTATTCTTGCCGAACGCTTTATTAAAATGGAATTAGGGATTGAACTTCCTGAATGGAATTACCAACAGTTAGTACAAGAACAGTTGGAAAGAGCGCAAATAATTACACCTCTCGCTAAGGCTATACTTGCTACTACAAATAGTAACGATATTTCTAGATCACCAGCAGAAAATTTGGAATTGTTTGTATTGGAACTCGGCGATTATAAGTTGACTCTCGACACTGAGAAAAATATCTTCATGGTATCTCGCTTGCAAGAAAAGACTCTTTTAATTCAAGAAAATCTGACTGCCAATCAAATTGAAATTAATCGCGGGTTAATCCAACAGGATGTCATCAACATACAGCAGCTGCACGCTCAACACCGAATAGATATCCAGCAAAACAACCAGTCAAGAGGTCTTGAACAATGA
- a CDS encoding glycosyltransferase family 2 protein yields the protein MKLSIITATYNRPEQLNAIALPSLLDQTDYNFEWVVVNDGGNPEIREIVSHLKTNFSLKYVEIKHSSTGFGLCHARNAGLEAATGELISYLDDDNNLTPKFIATTSEFFRQYPTVKYCMTAQQRRRDVTKDGKIIRQGKTFLSPSHAECSLAELISQKEIFDSNGFTHYWKNAPKWNSNYRVFADYEYLLQCINVWGRQGFQINSIPLVNYIQSSEGIIGSSSYQEWAEELSRLIENTNLSLIPNEVEKLHQLVSVYQEKCDSQLPAFI from the coding sequence ATGAAACTATCTATCATTACCGCTACGTACAATCGACCAGAACAACTGAATGCGATCGCACTGCCCAGTCTGCTCGACCAAACAGACTACAACTTCGAGTGGGTTGTTGTCAACGACGGTGGAAATCCCGAAATTAGAGAGATTGTCAGCCATCTCAAAACCAACTTCTCACTAAAGTATGTGGAAATTAAACATTCATCCACTGGGTTTGGGCTATGCCACGCACGCAACGCTGGTCTTGAGGCAGCGACAGGGGAATTAATTTCTTATCTAGACGATGATAATAACCTCACACCAAAGTTTATCGCTACTACAAGCGAGTTTTTCCGACAGTACCCTACAGTTAAATACTGTATGACAGCACAACAGCGTCGTCGAGATGTCACCAAAGATGGGAAAATTATTCGCCAGGGCAAAACTTTTCTTTCTCCGAGTCATGCTGAGTGTTCTTTAGCAGAATTAATCTCTCAAAAGGAAATATTCGATAGTAATGGGTTTACCCACTATTGGAAAAATGCACCTAAATGGAATTCCAACTACAGAGTATTTGCAGATTATGAATATTTACTCCAATGTATAAACGTTTGGGGAAGACAGGGCTTCCAAATAAACTCTATACCTTTAGTCAATTACATCCAGTCAAGTGAGGGGATTATCGGGAGTTCATCCTACCAAGAATGGGCAGAAGAATTAAGCAGGTTAATTGAAAACACAAATTTATCACTCATACCAAACGAAGTGGAAAAATTACACCAACTAGTTAGCGTTTATCAAGAAAAATGTGATTCTCAATTACCAGCATTTATCTAA
- a CDS encoding pentapeptide repeat-containing protein: protein MNHDVADWPCPYQGLSTFQEEHHQFFFGRETFVKDLVKLVNKEPLVAVIGPSGSGKSSVVFAGLIPYLKDTGGWRIAKFRPGKSPCKTLTEAVVSLMQLQTYELDQQTIEFNQNIRWLQQMVEQFLSKHPGERLLLVADQFEELYTLCEDEKERQQFLDQLLTCVRDAPKFTLLLTMRADFLHHALSYRPFVDELQNRDLKIGLMSQQDLQKVIEEPAKICRIYIENNWFPLRLETGLTERIISDVGDKAENLPLLEFTLTQLWKKQTDAQLTHKSYQEIGFVEQSIANHAEEVYKNYNDDERQRLERIFIQLINPEKGTAYTRRIATRTNLGEDNWELVTCLNSEEIRLVVINYNKEIQQETVEIIHEALIQNWHRLTQWMKKNNEFRTWQEELRRQICQWNNTGNDEGALLRGVPLAVAEDWQQKHLKDLAYEERFFIKRSLELQDKEIQQRNRETKQRERQQQRITIARTLAICLGIGVIGLIVLLNRETLLITFVIAIKKHLAGQNLEKFHMPRANLSQANLSRTNLSEANLEAGDLSEANLQDARLWKTHMPRANLSQANLSRTNLSEANLEAGNLSKANLQDARLWKTHMLKSSLQNANLSKADLSEANLKAGNLSKANLQSARLWNTYMPKSRLQDTNLSQANLSQADLNGSDFSRAKLNGANLRNTYMPEVSLQNTDLSQADLLQANLSKSDLSGADFRGVRNLTPEQVKSARNWEKAIYDEDFAKKLGLR, encoded by the coding sequence ATCAACCATGATGTAGCAGATTGGCCTTGCCCCTACCAAGGTTTATCTACCTTCCAAGAAGAACATCATCAGTTTTTCTTTGGTCGTGAGACTTTTGTAAAAGACCTGGTGAAATTAGTCAATAAAGAGCCTTTGGTTGCTGTGATTGGACCTTCTGGCAGTGGAAAGTCTTCGGTAGTCTTCGCTGGTCTTATTCCCTATTTGAAAGATACAGGCGGTTGGAGGATTGCCAAGTTTCGTCCTGGAAAATCCCCTTGCAAAACCCTGACAGAGGCAGTTGTTTCCTTAATGCAACTTCAGACTTATGAACTAGACCAGCAGACTATAGAATTTAACCAGAATATCCGATGGTTACAGCAGATGGTGGAACAGTTTCTATCAAAGCATCCAGGTGAGCGTTTGCTTCTAGTAGCTGACCAGTTTGAAGAACTCTACACCCTTTGTGAGGATGAAAAGGAGCGCCAACAGTTTTTAGATCAATTGCTCACATGTGTTAGAGATGCACCCAAATTCACCCTGCTCCTAACTATGCGGGCAGACTTTTTACACCATGCTCTCTCCTATCGTCCTTTTGTAGATGAGTTACAAAATCGAGATTTGAAAATTGGTCTGATGAGTCAGCAAGATCTGCAAAAAGTAATTGAGGAACCGGCTAAAATTTGTCGTATATACATAGAAAATAATTGGTTTCCTCTACGTTTAGAAACAGGACTAACTGAACGCATAATATCAGATGTAGGTGACAAAGCCGAAAATCTACCTTTGTTAGAGTTCACGCTGACTCAACTATGGAAAAAACAGACTGACGCTCAGCTTACTCATAAGAGTTATCAAGAAATCGGTTTTGTAGAACAGTCAATCGCTAACCATGCCGAAGAGGTGTATAAAAACTACAATGATGACGAGAGACAACGGTTAGAGCGAATTTTCATTCAATTAATCAATCCAGAAAAAGGGACAGCATACACTCGTCGCATCGCAACTCGTACAAATTTGGGAGAAGATAACTGGGAACTGGTAACGTGCCTTAACAGTGAAGAGATTCGCCTGGTTGTCATCAACTATAACAAGGAAATTCAGCAAGAGACCGTAGAAATTATCCATGAGGCTTTGATTCAAAACTGGCATCGTTTAACTCAATGGATGAAGAAAAACAATGAGTTTCGCACTTGGCAAGAAGAACTACGGAGGCAGATATGTCAGTGGAATAATACAGGTAACGACGAGGGAGCATTGTTGCGAGGTGTACCGTTAGCTGTGGCGGAAGATTGGCAGCAGAAGCATTTAAAGGATTTGGCTTACGAGGAGCGGTTTTTTATCAAGCGAAGTTTAGAACTGCAGGATAAGGAGATCCAGCAGCGGAATAGGGAGACAAAGCAGCGCGAAAGACAGCAACAGCGCATTACCATAGCCCGAACTCTGGCAATTTGTCTAGGTATCGGAGTAATTGGCTTAATAGTTCTGTTAAACAGAGAAACGCTATTAATAACATTTGTAATTGCTATTAAAAAGCACTTGGCTGGGCAGAATCTGGAAAAATTTCATATGCCAAGAGCCAACCTCTCCCAAGCAAACCTCTCGCGAACCAACCTCTCAGAAGCTAACTTGGAAGCAGGTGACTTGTCAGAAGCTAACCTTCAGGATGCTCGGCTATGGAAAACTCATATGCCAAGAGCCAACCTCTCCCAAGCAAACCTCTCGCGAACCAACCTCTCAGAAGCTAACTTGGAAGCAGGTAACTTGTCAAAAGCTAACCTTCAGGATGCTCGGCTATGGAAAACTCATATGCTAAAATCTAGCCTTCAAAATGCCAACCTTTCAAAAGCTGACCTCTCAGAAGCTAACTTGAAAGCAGGTAATTTGTCAAAAGCTAACCTTCAGAGCGCTCGGTTATGGAATACTTATATGCCAAAATCTCGCCTTCAGGATACCAATCTATCGCAAGCTAATCTATCGCAAGCTGATTTGAATGGATCTGACTTTTCGAGAGCTAAACTAAATGGCGCTAACCTTAGAAACACTTATATGCCAGAAGTTAGTCTCCAGAATACTGACCTTTCACAAGCGGATCTATTGCAAGCTAATTTATCAAAATCGGATTTGTCAGGCGCTGACTTTAGGGGTGTTCGGAATCTAACTCCTGAGCAAGTTAAGTCAGCAAGGAATTGGGAAAAAGCGATATACGATGAAGATTTTGCTAAAAAGTTAGGTTTGAGATAG
- a CDS encoding carboxypeptidase-like regulatory domain-containing protein, producing MVNFIGRVVNQKNMPVKGATVSLEFQGTPPIVYTDSQGVYRFTVNFISGSSLNGRIRVEAIGYETNDRYIELSPNNSNLEEFRLVENDPDFASNKRPIAIRVAWITAAATVLAALIGSVAMLSKSSEERTKPTSPVNIPRAQTDNSSEITTTTLLKEPVFSTKETSSPESIQPNLLKSKISEAIKVGYDGLTTYRTFIKTFEKNGGSFTLGSPIDNVQSWENGLIQNFTNGSEERGAIIKSYNSDKAYWVGAEFWQVFMAIGGLKPEGIGSPETDRYKTNSGQRQNFERGAIFQSSRGIFPMFAGIYGYYRDKEGGETGRLGFPVSKEQGVGNGIHLQYFENGCIRYDEHGSPTRTIMNPNRCL from the coding sequence ATGGTTAATTTTATAGGTCGGGTTGTTAATCAAAAGAATATGCCTGTTAAAGGAGCTACAGTTTCTCTTGAATTTCAAGGTACTCCACCTATTGTTTACACTGATTCTCAAGGAGTTTATAGATTTACAGTTAACTTCATTAGCGGCAGTAGTCTTAATGGACGTATACGAGTAGAAGCAATTGGGTACGAAACCAACGACCGTTATATTGAATTATCACCCAATAACTCAAATCTTGAAGAATTTCGGCTTGTTGAAAATGACCCTGATTTTGCCAGTAATAAAAGACCAATAGCTATAAGAGTGGCTTGGATAACAGCAGCAGCAACAGTTTTAGCAGCATTGATAGGTAGTGTGGCAATGTTGTCTAAAAGTTCTGAAGAAAGGACAAAACCAACTTCTCCAGTAAATATTCCTAGAGCACAAACTGATAACTCTTCAGAAATAACGACAACTACACTCTTAAAAGAGCCTGTATTTTCAACGAAAGAAACATCTTCACCAGAATCTATTCAACCAAATCTACTTAAATCGAAAATATCTGAAGCTATAAAAGTGGGTTACGACGGACTTACTACTTACCGTACTTTCATCAAAACGTTCGAGAAAAATGGTGGTTCATTTACTTTAGGTTCTCCAATTGATAATGTGCAATCTTGGGAGAATGGTCTTATTCAAAATTTTACCAATGGGTCAGAAGAAAGGGGCGCAATTATCAAGTCTTACAATAGCGATAAGGCTTATTGGGTTGGGGCTGAATTCTGGCAGGTGTTTATGGCTATAGGTGGACTAAAACCAGAGGGAATAGGTTCCCCAGAAACAGACCGCTATAAAACTAACAGTGGTCAACGTCAAAACTTTGAACGTGGTGCTATTTTTCAATCCTCAAGGGGGATTTTTCCAATGTTTGCAGGAATTTATGGTTATTACCGTGACAAAGAGGGTGGAGAGACGGGTCGGCTAGGGTTTCCAGTTAGTAAGGAACAAGGTGTTGGCAATGGAATACATCTTCAGTACTTCGAGAACGGATGCATTCGTTACGATGAGCATGGCTCACCAACACGGACAATAATGAATCCAAACAGATGCCTGTAA
- a CDS encoding S8 family serine peptidase: MLSDFTEAANSLSGSSGQDISTNAQLGINQKLLGSTDYANAFNLANYYNFKNGSGSSGTENANLRTGLAVESTSLDSPFSSGWYTVGDAGEVSFDYLFDGGAYKGELAIFSLKGLAQYELSSNAFVQEVAKRALSNSTLGYVVISDSSEGARFSGKFPKDGNFQEGDYFGVKTFTMNPGDQFGIMLVPNGTVQEIFNNPNLNSDKSPLLSLTFANPNSGFLVGQIADVTGKGSTFVFEDLRVDGSSDRDYNDIIFQVRGALGKAVSLDKVINSALEWRDSQMGRALLAYVAPYDNPQTFQTVNFNFLATDQPLIGIIDTGFSANNPDIDYSRIIKGRDRVDGDDNPLLDFGTGNEHGTHILGIIAATRNNGIGIDGINDKAPIWLGRAVGSGQWANSLVEFVDYARQSRHPNALVNLSFDLTQVNPDGSVTTRYELTPEERSAIEYARQHNVFLVTSAGNDGGVMSVLGQASQEFDNIMTVGAADGLNRANYSSYGYGLDIVAEGGTSENPILSTVGDSVGTMAGTSAAVAFVTGAISQVWAARPKLSYRQVINAVKLTATDIDKPNWDEETGAGLLNTEAAVSLADTIEPQTYYAPATLIPESWSGAGKVTSAERATSVQFSGKNYNWEWYTIKSGDTLSEIALRTMGNGTESYYNFIAQHNGINNPSLIYPGQRIEIPKAASIDEFEGKRYEWVSYTVRPGDTLSEIALRTIGNGTEPYYNFIAQHNGINNPSQINAGQQIEIPREVKNQESTPNPKPTPTPNPTPTPNPIDPIDSRSDNYRNGQVNPFAYRWQGQCTWYAYGRMLDTGLLPAAAKANGSFLGNAELWARDAKNAGLDVTSKLTPGVRGLIVWSPNAKGASRWGHVAFLEEVYADNRIRISEANWTNQGISERILTPAEYDGLSFVRLENAAAKPILSSPPAQLGKQRQHVVQSAESLWGIAQTYLGDGKRWREIRKADGSAFTESEAGKSQVGVSVYLPVSYQSGEGKTVTPASDSKPNPLITQLVRTGVVDFAVSSKHIDRREYTGPVWTTIYAEAGNEGKKHKVTIDWGNYRWEGIVAPATGERMVSLWYQKRNQDSIPRFAKVEPLPNDKDGAQSISQKTIIFNGAGAYVSKKGISIDDGTWKEILTGYKLERTEKGVALYHNQDNNHSSFLQTVDLSEGASLQFRYGESNLQGDSPKFRVQTINEAWDEFASNPKAFSINNGAFFNDLSFSSTELSFPLKVGNDKGSKVISKGKVPNPSNALMFELWNDQAKIRPFNQQDFQESKSANILVALIEGIKEPFAEIGRTLIGIKDSDFNETYETVIVFNAEKSTEARGVETLKKFGADRIIVLDGSGSSKLNVKGREYLPGDWRRIPQTIGILNG; encoded by the coding sequence ATGCTAAGTGATTTTACTGAGGCAGCAAACAGCTTATCTGGCTCTTCTGGTCAAGATATAAGCACTAATGCACAACTCGGTATTAACCAAAAGCTTTTAGGTTCAACAGATTACGCAAATGCCTTTAATTTAGCTAACTACTACAACTTCAAAAATGGCAGTGGCTCTTCTGGAACGGAGAATGCAAATTTGAGAACAGGACTAGCTGTAGAAAGTACTAGTTTGGATTCTCCATTTAGCTCTGGCTGGTATACGGTAGGTGATGCTGGCGAGGTGAGTTTTGATTACTTGTTTGATGGCGGTGCTTATAAGGGAGAGCTAGCCATCTTCAGTTTGAAGGGTTTAGCGCAGTATGAACTAAGCTCTAATGCCTTTGTCCAAGAAGTTGCTAAACGAGCGCTGAGTAATTCAACACTAGGTTATGTAGTGATTTCTGACTCCTCGGAAGGGGCAAGATTTAGTGGGAAATTTCCTAAAGATGGAAATTTCCAAGAAGGCGATTATTTCGGAGTCAAAACGTTTACGATGAATCCGGGAGACCAGTTTGGTATTATGCTGGTGCCCAATGGTACGGTGCAAGAAATTTTTAATAATCCAAACCTAAATAGTGATAAGTCTCCGTTGCTCTCCTTGACATTTGCTAATCCTAACTCAGGGTTTCTAGTCGGGCAAATAGCGGATGTCACTGGGAAGGGTAGCACTTTTGTATTTGAAGATTTGCGGGTAGATGGTTCGAGTGACCGGGATTATAACGACATTATCTTTCAGGTGCGAGGGGCGCTAGGAAAAGCCGTTAGTTTGGATAAGGTGATTAATTCTGCTTTAGAGTGGCGAGATTCGCAGATGGGTAGGGCGTTGCTTGCTTATGTCGCACCATATGATAATCCCCAGACTTTTCAAACAGTTAATTTTAATTTTCTTGCAACTGACCAACCTCTAATTGGTATTATTGATACGGGGTTTAGCGCCAATAACCCAGATATTGATTATAGCCGTATCATCAAGGGACGCGATCGCGTTGATGGTGATGATAATCCATTACTCGATTTTGGAACGGGCAATGAACACGGTACGCATATTCTCGGTATCATCGCAGCAACGCGCAATAATGGTATTGGCATTGATGGTATCAACGACAAAGCACCTATTTGGTTAGGTAGGGCGGTTGGTTCTGGTCAATGGGCAAATTCACTGGTTGAATTTGTGGATTATGCCCGACAGTCTAGACATCCCAATGCCTTAGTTAACCTCAGTTTTGATTTAACGCAGGTTAATCCCGATGGAAGTGTAACAACACGTTATGAGTTGACGCCAGAGGAACGTTCCGCCATTGAGTATGCACGCCAACATAATGTATTTCTTGTGACATCTGCAGGAAACGATGGCGGTGTGATGTCCGTTTTGGGACAAGCTTCCCAAGAATTTGACAATATTATGACCGTCGGTGCTGCCGATGGCTTAAACCGGGCGAATTACTCTAGTTACGGCTACGGTTTAGATATTGTGGCGGAGGGTGGTACCAGTGAAAATCCTATCCTTTCTACTGTGGGAGATAGTGTAGGTACAATGGCGGGAACTTCTGCTGCTGTCGCCTTTGTTACAGGAGCAATTTCCCAAGTATGGGCAGCTAGACCGAAATTAAGCTACCGTCAGGTAATTAATGCTGTCAAATTGACGGCTACAGACATAGACAAACCTAACTGGGATGAAGAAACGGGTGCAGGTTTGTTGAACACAGAAGCAGCAGTCAGTCTAGCAGATACTATCGAACCTCAAACTTATTATGCGCCAGCAACCCTCATACCTGAAAGCTGGAGTGGTGCAGGAAAAGTCACATCAGCAGAAAGAGCAACGTCGGTTCAGTTTAGTGGTAAGAATTATAACTGGGAGTGGTACACCATTAAATCGGGAGATACATTAAGTGAAATTGCCCTTCGCACGATGGGCAATGGCACAGAATCATACTACAACTTCATCGCTCAACATAATGGCATCAATAATCCTAGCCTAATTTATCCCGGACAGCGAATTGAGATTCCCAAAGCTGCATCAATAGATGAATTTGAGGGCAAACGCTATGAGTGGGTTTCCTACACTGTTAGACCAGGAGATACATTAAGTGAAATTGCCCTTCGTACAATAGGTAATGGCACAGAACCATACTACAACTTCATCGCTCAACATAATGGCATCAATAATCCTAGCCAGATTAATGCTGGGCAGCAAATTGAAATTCCTAGAGAAGTCAAGAATCAGGAATCAACACCAAATCCTAAGCCAACACCAACTCCCAACCCAACACCAACTCCTAACCCTATTGACCCCATCGATTCTCGTTCAGATAACTATCGAAATGGGCAAGTTAACCCCTTTGCTTATCGTTGGCAGGGACAATGCACTTGGTATGCTTATGGTCGGATGCTAGATACTGGGTTGCTACCTGCTGCGGCAAAAGCTAATGGTTCGTTTTTGGGTAATGCTGAGCTTTGGGCGCGGGATGCTAAAAATGCTGGTTTAGATGTTACTTCCAAACTAACACCTGGGGTGCGAGGACTCATAGTTTGGTCGCCTAATGCTAAAGGTGCTAGTCGGTGGGGACACGTAGCCTTTTTGGAAGAAGTTTATGCTGATAATCGTATCCGCATTTCAGAGGCTAATTGGACAAATCAAGGGATTTCAGAACGCATTTTGACACCAGCAGAATACGATGGACTGTCCTTTGTGCGTTTGGAAAATGCCGCAGCGAAGCCCATTTTGAGTTCTCCTCCAGCACAACTTGGAAAGCAACGACAGCACGTTGTTCAATCTGCTGAAAGTCTTTGGGGTATTGCCCAGACGTATTTGGGTGATGGTAAGCGGTGGCGAGAAATTCGTAAGGCAGATGGGAGTGCGTTTACAGAGAGTGAGGCTGGTAAGTCGCAGGTGGGAGTATCGGTTTATTTGCCTGTGAGTTATCAATCGGGGGAAGGTAAGACTGTTACACCTGCTTCTGATTCAAAACCTAATCCACTAATCACTCAACTAGTAAGAACAGGTGTAGTAGATTTTGCTGTATCTTCTAAGCATATCGATAGGCGAGAGTATACAGGTCCTGTATGGACTACTATTTACGCTGAAGCAGGTAATGAAGGTAAGAAGCACAAAGTAACTATTGACTGGGGTAACTACAGATGGGAAGGGATTGTAGCTCCAGCTACTGGAGAAAGAATGGTGTCGCTTTGGTATCAGAAGAGGAATCAAGACTCTATCCCAAGGTTCGCGAAAGTAGAACCCCTTCCCAATGATAAAGATGGTGCTCAATCTATATCTCAAAAAACAATAATTTTCAACGGTGCAGGTGCATATGTCTCAAAGAAGGGCATAAGTATCGATGATGGAACGTGGAAAGAAATATTAACTGGATATAAATTAGAAAGAACAGAAAAGGGAGTAGCTTTATATCATAATCAAGATAATAATCACTCAAGTTTCTTACAAACTGTAGATTTGAGTGAAGGCGCATCTCTACAGTTTCGATATGGAGAGAGCAATTTGCAAGGAGATAGTCCAAAATTCAGAGTCCAGACTATTAATGAGGCGTGGGATGAGTTTGCATCAAATCCAAAAGCTTTTTCTATTAATAATGGTGCATTCTTTAATGACTTGAGTTTTTCTAGCACAGAACTGTCATTTCCTCTTAAGGTAGGCAATGATAAAGGCAGTAAAGTTATTAGCAAAGGTAAGGTACCCAATCCTTCTAATGCCTTAATGTTTGAATTATGGAATGACCAGGCAAAAATTAGACCATTCAATCAACAAGATTTTCAAGAATCTAAATCAGCAAATATTTTGGTTGCGCTAATCGAAGGTATAAAAGAACCTTTTGCAGAAATAGGAAGAACTTTGATAGGTATTAAAGATAGCGATTTTAATGAAACTTATGAAACAGTTATAGTTTTTAATGCAGAAAAATCGACTGAGGCTCGTGGAGTTGAAACCCTCAAAAAATTTGGTGCAGATCGGATAATAGTACTTGATGGGTCAGGCTCTTCAAAGTTAAATGTTAAAGGACGGGAGTATCTACCAGGAGATTGGAGAAGAATACCGCAAACAATAGGCATATTAAATGGTTAA